In Nostoc sp. CENA543, a single genomic region encodes these proteins:
- a CDS encoding NAD(P)H-quinone oxidoreductase subunit F, protein MAQFLLETVWLVPCYALIGGLLAIPWSPGIIRRTGPRPAGYVNLIMTFLALVHSALALQATWNQPAQEVLIPWLSTAGLNLTITLDISSVSVGAMVVVTCLNFLAQIFAIGYMEMDWGWGRFYSLLGLFEAGLCALALCNNLFFSYVVLEVLTLGTYLLVGLWFSQPLVVTGARDAFLTKRVGDLFLLMGVLGLWNLAGTWNYADLAEWAATAKVDPTVMTLVGLALVAGPMGKCAQFPLHLWLDEAMEGPVPSTILRNSVVVASGAWVLIKLQPVLTLSPVVSAFIVAIGAVTAIGASLIAIAQVDIKRCLSYSVSAYMGLVFIAVGTQQDEAALLLVLTHAVSAALLVMSTGGIVWNSITQDVTQLGGLWSRRPISGLAFIVGTLGLIGFPPLGSFWALLKLADGLWGNYPWLVGIIIAVNALTAVSLTREFGLIFGGKAKQMSERSPEVHWPMVLPMVILFGFVLHLPLVLQSFSLLPSWATLNKDVALLLIWSSIFGCSISAVIYLGNIPKPVRLPWKPLQDLFAYDFYTPKLYRMTIIFSVAQLSKFADMVDRFVVDGIVNFVGLFSLLGGEGLKYSTNGQTQFYAFTVLLGVGVLGAWVTWPYWGVQFLSLIF, encoded by the coding sequence ATGGCTCAGTTTCTACTAGAGACTGTTTGGCTAGTTCCGTGCTATGCCTTAATAGGTGGACTATTGGCTATTCCTTGGTCGCCGGGAATCATCCGCAGAACCGGGCCAAGACCAGCAGGTTATGTCAATTTAATCATGACATTTTTGGCGTTGGTTCATAGTGCTTTGGCACTACAAGCAACCTGGAATCAACCAGCCCAAGAAGTATTAATTCCCTGGCTATCAACCGCAGGATTAAATTTGACTATTACTCTAGACATTTCCTCCGTAAGTGTCGGTGCAATGGTAGTAGTAACCTGCTTAAACTTTTTAGCCCAAATTTTTGCAATTGGCTACATGGAAATGGACTGGGGCTGGGGACGCTTCTATTCCTTATTGGGATTATTTGAAGCGGGCTTGTGTGCCTTAGCTCTATGTAATAACCTGTTTTTCAGCTATGTAGTTTTGGAAGTGCTGACCCTGGGAACATACCTATTAGTAGGTTTATGGTTTAGCCAACCCTTGGTAGTGACTGGTGCAAGAGACGCTTTCCTTACCAAACGGGTAGGAGACTTATTCTTGCTGATGGGGGTCTTGGGACTGTGGAATCTCGCCGGAACTTGGAATTATGCGGATTTAGCCGAATGGGCTGCTACAGCTAAGGTTGACCCAACTGTAATGACATTGGTGGGTTTAGCTTTAGTAGCCGGGCCGATGGGTAAATGCGCCCAGTTTCCTCTGCATTTGTGGTTAGATGAGGCAATGGAAGGCCCTGTCCCTAGCACAATTTTGCGTAACTCGGTGGTAGTTGCTAGTGGTGCATGGGTACTAATTAAACTACAGCCCGTGTTAACTTTATCACCTGTAGTTTCAGCGTTTATTGTCGCCATTGGCGCGGTGACAGCAATTGGTGCTTCCTTAATTGCGATCGCTCAAGTTGACATCAAACGTTGCTTATCTTACTCTGTCAGTGCTTACATGGGCTTAGTGTTCATTGCTGTAGGCACACAACAAGACGAGGCTGCATTATTATTGGTACTCACTCATGCTGTATCAGCCGCCTTGCTAGTGATGAGTACCGGCGGAATTGTTTGGAACAGCATCACTCAAGATGTTACTCAACTGGGTGGCTTATGGTCACGCCGTCCCATTTCCGGTTTAGCCTTCATTGTCGGAACCTTGGGCTTAATTGGATTTCCCCCCTTGGGTAGCTTTTGGGCTTTATTAAAATTAGCTGATGGTTTGTGGGGAAATTACCCTTGGTTAGTGGGAATTATCATTGCAGTTAACGCTTTAACAGCCGTCAGTTTAACAAGAGAATTCGGCTTAATTTTCGGTGGTAAAGCTAAACAAATGAGTGAGCGATCGCCTGAAGTGCATTGGCCAATGGTACTGCCAATGGTGATTTTATTCGGCTTCGTTTTACATTTACCTTTGGTGTTACAAAGCTTTTCACTTTTACCTAGTTGGGCAACCTTAAATAAAGACGTGGCACTATTACTAATTTGGTCAAGTATTTTCGGATGCAGTATTAGCGCAGTCATTTATTTAGGCAACATTCCCAAACCCGTCCGCCTACCTTGGAAGCCTCTACAAGACCTATTTGCTTACGACTTTTACACACCCAAACTCTATCGCATGACCATCATTTTCAGCGTTGCTCAACTTTCCAAATTCGCTGATATGGTTGACCGCTTTGTAGTAGATGGCATTGTTAACTTTGTTGGTTTATTTTCCCTGTTAGGTGGCGAAGGTTTGAAATACAGTACCAACGGACAAACCCAGTTTTATGCCTTCACCGTGTTACTAGGCGTAGGTGTCTTAGGCGCGTGGGTAACTTGGCCATACTGGGGAGTACAGTTCTTAAGCCTCATTTTTTAA
- a CDS encoding ABC transporter permease: MKRQNKQSSQLPQSIYTPESLLRHPLILLRQMWRDLLASRELAWRLMVRDISAQYRQSFLGIAWAFLPPIVLAASFTLANTAKVINVGATDLPYPAYVMFSTALWQTFVEALNAPVQAVTVAKPMLARVNFPREALILAKIGEVFFNFAIKLILIIGLFIWFHIPVSWTVILTPVPLIHLVLLGTFIGILLAPLGVLYQDVSKGLTLVTGFWLFLTPVIYPVPTEGTFGLLVRLNPVTPLLVTVRELATTGVVSEPLGFWLVSTVTFIGLLLTWVVFRLAMPFVVERVSS; encoded by the coding sequence TTGAAACGACAAAACAAACAAAGTTCTCAGCTACCACAGAGTATCTATACACCTGAAAGTCTGCTGAGACATCCTCTAATATTACTGCGACAAATGTGGCGAGACTTGTTAGCGTCTCGTGAATTAGCTTGGCGGTTGATGGTGCGGGATATTAGCGCGCAATATCGACAATCGTTTTTAGGTATTGCTTGGGCTTTTTTACCGCCAATTGTCTTAGCTGCTAGCTTTACTTTAGCTAATACAGCCAAAGTTATTAATGTAGGCGCGACTGATTTACCCTATCCCGCTTATGTCATGTTCAGCACTGCATTATGGCAAACTTTTGTGGAAGCTTTAAATGCTCCAGTGCAGGCGGTGACAGTTGCAAAACCCATGTTAGCCAGGGTAAATTTCCCACGGGAAGCGTTAATTTTAGCAAAAATTGGGGAAGTATTTTTTAATTTCGCCATCAAGTTAATTTTAATTATTGGATTGTTTATTTGGTTTCACATTCCTGTCAGTTGGACGGTAATTTTAACGCCAGTCCCGTTAATTCATTTAGTTTTACTAGGAACATTTATTGGGATTTTATTAGCTCCCTTGGGAGTGTTATATCAAGATGTTTCTAAAGGTTTAACTTTGGTGACGGGGTTTTGGTTATTCCTCACACCTGTAATTTATCCTGTCCCAACAGAAGGAACATTTGGTTTATTAGTTAGGCTAAATCCTGTCACACCTTTATTAGTCACAGTGCGAGAATTAGCTACTACAGGTGTGGTTTCAGAACCGTTAGGTTTTTGGTTAGTAAGTACCGTAACTTTTATCGGTTTACTACTAACTTGGGTAGTGTTCCGCTTGGCTATGCCATTTGTGGTTGAGAGAGTAAGTTCTTAA
- a CDS encoding glycosyltransferase — MKIAFIVGSFPVISETFIINQIVGLMERGNTVDIYGVENGSVNDTAKVHPDVEKYQLRQFTHNQPSIPENYLWRLLKAIWLIIINFHKSPLVILRSLNFLQYGKLAASLRLLYLTVRLLESPSYDIIHCQFGTFALIAMMLRDIGAIKGKLITSFRGYDISLFVQQNGEDVYNSLFAQGDFFLTNCEFFRQRAIKLGCDPQKIVVHGSGIDCSRFPLKLRYPHADGKIRIATTGRLIEKKGVEYGILAIAQVSKIYPNIEYNIIGDGELKANLQQLIDSLQIADQVKILGWKTQPEIIEILNHTDIFIAPSVTAKDGNQDAPVNTLKEAMLMGLPVIATTHGGIPELVKDGISGFLVPERDAQAIAEKLIYLIEYPEIWTAMGQAGRADVEKNYDIHKLNDELVRIYRQVISNDLSTQQLGLVVSAESIQCS; from the coding sequence ATGAAAATTGCTTTTATAGTCGGTAGTTTTCCTGTAATTTCAGAAACTTTTATTATCAATCAAATCGTTGGATTGATGGAAAGGGGAAATACAGTAGATATTTATGGTGTAGAGAATGGCAGTGTAAATGATACAGCTAAAGTACATCCAGATGTAGAAAAATATCAACTGCGTCAGTTCACTCACAATCAACCAAGCATACCTGAAAACTACTTATGGCGGTTGCTCAAAGCCATCTGGTTAATCATAATCAATTTTCACAAATCTCCATTAGTGATTCTGCGATCGCTCAATTTTTTGCAATATGGAAAATTAGCTGCTTCCCTACGATTACTATATTTAACAGTACGCCTTTTAGAGTCTCCCAGCTACGATATTATTCACTGTCAATTCGGCACATTTGCTTTAATAGCGATGATGTTGCGTGATATCGGCGCAATCAAAGGCAAATTAATTACTTCATTTCGAGGCTACGATATTAGCTTATTTGTTCAGCAAAATGGAGAAGATGTTTATAATTCTCTCTTTGCTCAAGGTGATTTTTTTCTGACTAATTGTGAATTTTTTCGCCAAAGAGCCATCAAACTTGGTTGTGACCCCCAAAAAATCGTCGTGCATGGTTCAGGAATAGATTGTAGTCGCTTTCCCTTAAAATTGAGATATCCTCATGCAGACGGAAAAATCCGTATCGCGACAACCGGCCGCCTCATTGAAAAAAAAGGTGTAGAATACGGGATTTTGGCGATTGCTCAAGTTAGTAAAATTTATCCCAACATTGAATATAACATCATCGGTGATGGCGAATTAAAAGCCAATTTACAGCAACTCATAGATTCATTGCAAATTGCTGACCAAGTGAAAATATTAGGATGGAAAACCCAACCAGAAATTATTGAAATTTTAAATCACACTGATATTTTTATCGCTCCCAGTGTGACTGCAAAAGATGGAAATCAAGATGCACCGGTTAATACTTTAAAAGAAGCAATGTTAATGGGTTTACCTGTCATTGCTACCACTCACGGCGGGATTCCTGAATTAGTCAAAGATGGGATTTCTGGTTTTTTAGTTCCAGAAAGAGATGCTCAAGCTATTGCTGAAAAATTAATTTACCTAATTGAGTATCCAGAAATTTGGACAGCAATGGGACAGGCCGGTCGTGCTGATGTGGAAAAAAACTACGATATCCACAAGCTAAATGATGAACTAGTAAGAATTTATCGCCAAGTTATCAGCAATGATTTGTCAACGCAACAGTTGGGTTTAGTGGTGAGTGCTGAGTCAATACAGTGCAGTTAG
- a CDS encoding glycosyltransferase encodes MPKKASVIIPCFNAEKWLKEAIDSCLQQTHSNLEIIVIDDGSTDNSLEIIKSYDKQIIWRSYPHQGGNYARNRGFDLAQGEYIQYLDADDYILPEKIARQINFLETTGADVVYGDWRHQRHLPDGNVVLEKIEISGNQPDILAALLANWWVALAALMYTRKAVENSARWDENLPAAQDRDFFLSVVMNGAKVVYQPGCHAIYRRYGAVTVSTASKERWLKSHHLVLQKVEQQLSQKNQLYPTYRQALATSYFELAREALFFDYSQYLMFLEAALVMFPEFQANSKRKFYRILQNIFGFRQAERIACGILFAQKFVSSRFA; translated from the coding sequence ATGCCCAAAAAAGCCTCTGTAATCATACCTTGTTTTAATGCTGAGAAGTGGTTGAAAGAAGCAATTGATAGCTGTTTACAACAAACTCATTCTAATTTAGAAATTATCGTCATTGATGATGGTTCTACAGATAATTCATTAGAAATAATTAAAAGCTATGATAAACAAATTATTTGGCGGAGTTATCCCCATCAAGGCGGAAATTATGCACGCAATCGTGGCTTTGATTTAGCTCAAGGCGAATACATTCAATATTTAGATGCAGATGATTATATTTTGCCTGAGAAAATAGCAAGGCAGATAAACTTTTTAGAAACTACAGGCGCGGATGTTGTGTATGGTGATTGGAGACATCAGCGTCATTTACCTGATGGCAATGTTGTTTTAGAGAAGATAGAGATTTCGGGCAATCAACCAGATATTTTAGCTGCTTTGTTGGCTAATTGGTGGGTGGCGTTAGCAGCTTTAATGTACACCAGAAAAGCAGTAGAAAATAGTGCTAGATGGGATGAAAACCTTCCTGCTGCCCAAGATAGAGATTTTTTCCTCTCTGTTGTTATGAATGGAGCTAAAGTTGTTTATCAACCTGGTTGTCATGCTATTTACAGAAGGTATGGTGCGGTAACTGTTTCTACTGCTTCTAAAGAACGTTGGTTAAAAAGTCATCATTTAGTATTGCAAAAAGTAGAACAGCAACTCTCACAAAAAAATCAGCTTTATCCTACTTATCGTCAGGCTTTAGCCACATCATATTTTGAGTTGGCGAGAGAAGCTTTATTTTTCGATTATTCCCAATATTTAATGTTTTTGGAAGCAGCATTAGTGATGTTTCCAGAATTTCAGGCTAATAGTAAAAGAAAATTCTACAGAATATTGCAAAATATTTTCGGCTTTCGGCAAGCGGAAAGAATTGCATGTGGTATCTTGTTTGCTCAAAAGTTTGTTAGTTCCCGCTTTGCTTAG
- a CDS encoding ABC transporter ATP-binding protein gives MTNLIEQKIPVQHQDADVLISVDQVSKKFCRNLKRSLFYGVQDIATELLGGNRKSDTLRPQEFWAIKDVSFQLKRGEALGLVGSNGAGKSTLLRMISGLIKPDTGCIKVKGRVAPLIALGAGFNPILTGRENIYANMAILGLSTQQIAERFQDVIDFSEIGNAIDAPVQSYSSGMAARLGFACAVHVEPDILLIDEVLAVGDIKFKMKCHRKLAQLREKGTAFILVSHNSHSILNVCDASIYLSKGQLIASGETEAVIRKYEEDLCLSGTEIALGKLVLPEKPATASLGLDITSVFFRDEQGNLLDAPLSGEPAYLCVECKSYQKIDQANLGVLVTALSGENGLVQYITSNCDREDLTILPGQSEIQMYMPYCSFVPGVYSAKIYIRRGVQSFDIVESFRFTVKSNKTISRCLFYQPRTWQVIHQ, from the coding sequence ATGACTAATTTAATAGAACAAAAAATTCCTGTGCAGCATCAAGATGCTGATGTGTTGATTTCAGTTGATCAAGTTTCTAAAAAGTTCTGTCGCAATTTAAAGCGATCGCTCTTTTATGGTGTACAAGATATTGCCACTGAATTATTAGGCGGCAATCGTAAAAGCGACACTTTACGCCCGCAAGAATTTTGGGCAATTAAAGATGTGAGTTTTCAACTCAAACGCGGCGAAGCTTTAGGTTTAGTCGGTTCAAATGGTGCTGGTAAAAGTACATTACTCCGCATGATTAGCGGTTTAATTAAACCTGATACTGGCTGTATAAAAGTCAAAGGCAGAGTAGCACCTTTAATTGCTTTAGGTGCAGGGTTTAATCCTATCCTCACCGGTAGAGAAAATATTTATGCTAATATGGCAATTCTTGGTTTATCTACTCAACAAATTGCCGAAAGATTTCAAGATGTCATCGATTTTTCGGAAATTGGCAATGCTATTGACGCGCCCGTCCAAAGCTATAGTTCGGGGATGGCGGCGCGATTGGGTTTTGCTTGTGCAGTTCATGTAGAACCAGATATTTTACTAATTGATGAAGTGCTAGCGGTGGGTGATATTAAATTTAAAATGAAGTGTCACCGCAAGTTGGCACAACTGCGCGAAAAAGGCACAGCTTTTATTTTAGTTTCCCATAATTCCCATAGCATTCTCAATGTTTGTGATGCTTCGATTTATTTATCTAAGGGTCAATTAATTGCGTCTGGGGAGACGGAAGCGGTAATTCGGAAATATGAAGAAGATTTATGTTTAAGTGGTACAGAAATAGCATTAGGAAAATTAGTTTTACCTGAAAAGCCAGCAACAGCAAGTTTAGGCTTAGATATTACCTCTGTGTTTTTTAGAGATGAGCAAGGTAATTTACTAGATGCACCGCTTTCTGGTGAACCTGCTTATTTATGTGTGGAATGTAAATCTTATCAAAAAATCGACCAAGCTAATTTAGGTGTTTTAGTCACAGCTTTATCTGGAGAAAATGGGCTGGTTCAGTATATTACATCTAACTGCGATCGCGAAGATTTAACTATTCTCCCTGGACAATCAGAAATTCAAATGTATATGCCATACTGCTCCTTTGTTCCTGGTGTATACAGTGCCAAAATTTATATTAGAAGAGGCGTACAATCTTTCGATATTGTGGAATCTTTTAGATTTACAGTTAAGAGCAACAAAACTATTAGTAGATGTTTATTTTATCAACCCCGCACATGGCAAGTTATTCATCAATAA
- a CDS encoding glycosyltransferase family 2 protein, giving the protein MNKPLLSIIIPTHNRPHLVTQAVQSALEQTMDDFEVIVVDDASTQPIDLPSHPKLRVIRLSQPHGGAGTRNVGLAAAIGRWVTFLDDDDRLLPHMAELSLKALSSTTLSAPVAVISGLEEVNPQGEVLGMRLPPLLRPRGAHFFLEELEAGKSYNTKQTLVVEREVLQKIGGWDNHMRSRVHSELFLRLNPVCSIIGLPIITYQLYNHQGQRVSRNPQLRQESFIRLVEKHQKLFQAHPQTFAKFVYEHARKCYEIGLKREAFSNLCWAMQIDPPQIFPRIAAKFYQSRMKLYNFRF; this is encoded by the coding sequence ATGAATAAACCTCTACTAAGCATAATTATTCCTACTCACAACCGACCCCATTTAGTAACTCAGGCTGTGCAGAGTGCGCTTGAGCAAACTATGGATGATTTTGAGGTCATTGTGGTAGATGATGCTTCCACACAGCCAATAGATTTACCTTCCCACCCCAAGTTGCGAGTAATTCGCCTATCACAACCGCATGGTGGTGCGGGAACGCGTAATGTTGGACTAGCAGCAGCTATTGGTCGTTGGGTAACATTTCTTGATGATGACGATCGCCTGCTGCCCCACATGGCAGAATTATCATTAAAGGCGTTATCTTCAACTACTCTCAGCGCACCTGTGGCGGTAATTTCCGGCTTAGAAGAAGTCAACCCCCAAGGTGAGGTTTTAGGAATGCGTTTACCCCCGCTACTGCGTCCACGCGGCGCGCATTTTTTCCTTGAAGAACTCGAAGCAGGTAAATCATATAATACCAAGCAAACCCTCGTAGTTGAGCGTGAAGTGCTGCAAAAAATTGGGGGTTGGGATAATCATATGCGATCGCGCGTTCACTCAGAACTATTTCTTAGACTCAACCCAGTTTGCTCAATTATTGGTCTTCCCATCATTACCTACCAGTTATACAACCATCAAGGGCAAAGAGTTTCACGTAATCCCCAACTGCGTCAAGAAAGCTTTATTCGCCTAGTTGAGAAACATCAAAAACTGTTCCAAGCCCATCCCCAAACCTTTGCGAAATTCGTCTATGAACACGCTCGTAAATGTTACGAAATTGGACTAAAACGCGAAGCATTTTCTAATTTATGCTGGGCAATGCAAATAGACCCACCACAAATATTTCCCCGTATTGCCGCAAAATTCTATCAATCGCGAATGAAATTATACAATTTTAGATTTTAG
- a CDS encoding glycosyltransferase family 2 protein: MIKSSKNPDITIIVSPRERFSCTIESLESIYEHTDYPFELIYIDGGSPRHIKEYLATQAQQKQFQLIRTDHYLSPNHARNLGLRHVTSKYVVFIDNDVVVTPGWLKPLIECAESTGATIVSPLICQGTPLHTEVHCAGGETGIKVEAKGETTRRRMIEKIYKQGRQVADVRPQLQRQQTGLAEFHCMMVRTEIFQKIGLLDEGLLNTKEHVDLCILVTETGGTIYLEPESLMTYVTGKPLEASDIHYYMLRWSDAWELASLQRLREKWNLTEDEYFQNKYKRLGWRRNMAIINPLVGKLPVGQFGSRVVRKILRILDKVANRYITKRYAALQNSSLS, translated from the coding sequence ATGATCAAATCATCAAAAAATCCCGATATCACTATTATCGTCTCCCCTAGAGAACGTTTTAGCTGCACCATTGAATCTTTAGAAAGCATTTACGAACATACCGATTATCCCTTTGAATTAATCTATATAGATGGCGGTTCTCCACGGCACATCAAAGAATATCTAGCCACACAAGCACAACAAAAGCAATTCCAACTGATTCGCACAGATCATTATCTTTCCCCCAACCATGCGCGCAACCTGGGTTTGCGTCATGTTACTAGTAAGTATGTTGTATTCATCGATAATGATGTTGTAGTTACCCCTGGCTGGCTTAAGCCTTTGATTGAATGTGCAGAATCAACTGGTGCAACTATAGTTAGTCCTCTGATTTGTCAGGGTACACCTCTGCATACAGAAGTACATTGTGCAGGCGGAGAAACCGGAATTAAGGTGGAGGCTAAAGGCGAAACCACCAGACGGCGTATGATTGAAAAGATTTATAAACAAGGTCGTCAAGTTGCAGATGTGCGTCCTCAATTACAACGCCAACAAACTGGACTCGCAGAATTTCACTGCATGATGGTACGCACAGAGATATTCCAAAAAATTGGCTTGCTAGATGAAGGACTACTCAACACCAAAGAACACGTAGACTTGTGTATTTTGGTAACTGAAACTGGCGGGACAATTTACCTCGAACCAGAATCACTGATGACTTATGTTACAGGTAAACCCTTAGAAGCGTCAGACATCCATTACTATATGCTGCGCTGGAGTGATGCTTGGGAACTAGCCAGCCTCCAACGCCTACGGGAAAAGTGGAATCTCACCGAAGACGAATACTTCCAAAACAAATACAAACGCTTGGGATGGCGGCGAAACATGGCTATTATCAATCCCCTAGTGGGTAAGTTGCCTGTTGGTCAATTTGGTTCAAGAGTAGTCAGGAAAATTTTACGCATCTTAGATAAAGTTGCTAACCGCTACATCACCAAACGTTACGCAGCATTACAAAACAGTAGTTTGAGTTAG
- a CDS encoding NADH-quinone oxidoreductase subunit M, whose translation MLSVLIWIPIISAIIIGFLPGKVVPASRVRLVSLTVAGVVLLWNLFILLKFDISNPGMQFQEYLPWNETLGLSYQLGVDGLSILMLILNSLLTWVAIYSSSKDTERPRLFYSMILLVSGGVAGAFLAENLLLFFLFYELELIPFYLLISIWGGEKRAYAGIKFLIYTAVSGALILATFLGMVFLTGSTSFSFDAVSTQTLSAGLQFILLAGIILGFGIKIPLVPFHTWLPDAYVEASAPIAILLGGVLAKLGTYGLLRFGMGMFPEAWSVVAPTLAIWGAVSAIYGAVIAIAQKDIKRMVAYSSIGHMGYVLLASASSTALALVGAVSQMFSHGLILAILFHLVGVVEAKVGTRELDKLNGLMSPIRGLPLISALLVLSGMASAGIPGLIGFISEFIVFQGSFSVFPISTLLCVASSGLTAVYFVILLNRTCFGKLDNNQAYYPKVLWSEKMPALILASLIIFLGIQPTWLVRWSEPTTTAMVATIPSIEKTINSQVALKPGV comes from the coding sequence ATGCTCAGTGTTTTAATTTGGATACCAATTATCAGTGCGATAATTATCGGGTTTCTCCCTGGTAAAGTCGTTCCAGCAAGTCGGGTAAGACTAGTTTCTTTAACTGTTGCCGGTGTAGTTTTACTGTGGAATTTGTTTATTCTGCTGAAATTTGATATCAGCAACCCTGGGATGCAATTTCAAGAGTATTTACCTTGGAATGAAACCTTGGGTTTGAGTTATCAACTAGGTGTAGATGGCTTATCAATTTTAATGTTGATTCTTAATAGCCTGCTTACCTGGGTTGCGATTTACAGCAGCAGTAAAGATACCGAACGCCCCAGACTTTTTTACTCGATGATTCTATTAGTCAGTGGTGGTGTTGCTGGTGCATTTTTAGCTGAGAACTTATTACTTTTCTTCCTGTTTTACGAATTAGAATTAATCCCCTTTTATCTGTTAATTTCCATTTGGGGAGGCGAAAAACGGGCTTATGCGGGTATCAAGTTTTTAATTTACACTGCTGTTTCCGGTGCTTTAATTCTCGCTACCTTCTTAGGTATGGTCTTCCTGACTGGTTCTACCAGTTTCTCGTTTGATGCCGTATCTACACAAACTCTCTCCGCAGGTTTACAATTCATCCTCCTAGCAGGAATCATCTTAGGTTTTGGGATCAAAATTCCCCTTGTTCCCTTCCACACTTGGCTACCTGATGCTTATGTAGAAGCTTCCGCACCCATTGCTATTTTGTTGGGTGGTGTGTTGGCGAAGTTGGGAACTTATGGACTGTTGCGGTTTGGTATGGGAATGTTTCCCGAAGCTTGGAGTGTTGTTGCACCAACTCTAGCTATTTGGGGTGCAGTTAGTGCCATCTATGGGGCAGTAATTGCGATCGCGCAAAAAGATATCAAGCGCATGGTAGCATACAGCTCTATCGGTCACATGGGCTATGTGTTGCTAGCTAGTGCCTCCAGCACAGCCTTAGCACTAGTGGGCGCAGTTTCTCAGATGTTCAGCCACGGTTTAATTCTGGCAATTCTTTTCCACCTAGTCGGCGTTGTGGAAGCAAAAGTTGGTACTAGAGAATTAGATAAACTCAACGGTTTGATGAGTCCCATTCGTGGTTTGCCCTTAATTAGCGCGCTACTAGTTCTCAGTGGGATGGCAAGTGCCGGGATTCCTGGTTTAATCGGGTTTATCTCAGAATTTATCGTCTTTCAAGGTAGTTTCTCAGTTTTCCCCATCTCAACACTTTTGTGCGTCGCCTCTAGCGGCTTAACAGCAGTGTACTTTGTCATTCTTCTCAACCGTACCTGCTTTGGCAAATTGGATAATAACCAAGCTTACTATCCCAAAGTTTTATGGTCTGAGAAAATGCCCGCCTTAATTTTGGCATCCCTCATCATCTTCTTAGGCATCCAACCCACTTGGTTAGTCCGTTGGAGTGAACCCACGACTACAGCAATGGTTGCCACAATTCCATCAATAGAAAAAACCATCAACTCTCAAGTAGCTTTAAAACCAGGGGTGTGA